In a genomic window of Sporosarcina trichiuri:
- a CDS encoding acetyl-CoA C-acetyltransferase has translation MREAVIVAGSRTPVGKAGKGSLATVRPDDLGALTIKETLKRAGGYDGPIEDLIIGCAMPEAEQGMNMARNIGALAGLPDTTPAITVNRFCSSGLQSIAYAAERIMLGASEAILAGGAESMSMVPMMGNTVRPNAKLAEEAPQYYMGMGHTAEQVAVKYGVSREDQDAFAVESHKRAAAAIDAGKFDEEIVPVEFMKGYVDSSGKFDEKHETFSMDEGVRRGTTTEILAKLRPAFSVTGSVTAGNASQTSDGAASVLVMDREKALAEGLTPILKFRSFAVAGVPPEVMGIGPVAAIPKALKLAGLTKDDIDVWELNEAFASQSLQVIRELGLDTDKVNVNGGAIALGHPLGATGTILTVRMMNELKRQKKQFGVVTMCIGGGMGAAGVFELL, from the coding sequence ATGCGTGAAGCAGTAATCGTTGCGGGTTCCCGCACACCGGTCGGGAAGGCGGGCAAAGGATCGCTCGCGACAGTACGGCCGGATGACCTCGGGGCCCTTACTATAAAAGAAACGCTGAAACGCGCTGGCGGCTATGACGGGCCGATCGAGGACCTGATCATCGGCTGTGCCATGCCGGAAGCGGAGCAGGGCATGAACATGGCGCGCAATATCGGAGCGCTTGCGGGACTCCCGGATACGACTCCCGCCATCACAGTGAACCGGTTCTGTTCGTCCGGTCTCCAGTCGATCGCCTATGCAGCCGAGCGGATCATGCTCGGTGCATCGGAAGCAATCCTCGCAGGTGGTGCGGAGTCGATGAGCATGGTGCCGATGATGGGCAATACGGTCCGTCCGAACGCGAAACTTGCGGAAGAGGCGCCGCAGTATTACATGGGCATGGGGCATACCGCAGAGCAGGTCGCCGTAAAATATGGGGTCAGCCGTGAGGACCAGGATGCCTTTGCAGTGGAATCCCACAAACGGGCGGCCGCTGCGATCGATGCCGGGAAATTCGACGAAGAGATCGTCCCTGTCGAATTCATGAAAGGGTACGTGGACAGCAGCGGCAAATTCGATGAGAAGCACGAAACGTTCTCGATGGATGAAGGCGTAAGAAGAGGGACGACGACGGAAATCCTCGCGAAACTGCGGCCGGCATTCTCCGTCACAGGGTCTGTGACAGCGGGCAATGCGTCGCAGACGTCAGACGGAGCGGCGTCCGTCCTCGTCATGGACCGGGAAAAAGCTCTTGCCGAAGGGCTGACACCGATACTGAAATTCCGCTCCTTCGCAGTCGCGGGTGTCCCGCCGGAAGTGATGGGGATCGGACCGGTCGCCGCAATCCCGAAAGCGCTGAAACTGGCAGGCCTGACGAAAGACGATATCGATGTATGGGAATTGAACGAAGCATTCGCCTCTCAGTCGCTGCAGGTCATCCGGGAACTCGGTCTCGATACCGACAAGGTGAACGTCAACGGCGGAGCGATCGCGCTCGGTCATCCGCTCGGTGCGACGGGTACGATCCTGACTGTCCGCATGATGAATGAACTGAAGCGTCAGAAGAAACAGTTCGGCGTCGTCACGATGTGCATTGGCGGCGGCATGGGCGCTGCAGGCGTGTTCGAATTACTATGA